The Hordeum vulgare subsp. vulgare chromosome 7H, MorexV3_pseudomolecules_assembly, whole genome shotgun sequence DNA window GTCCTTACTGGATTTGCATTTGCACATCCCAGTTCTAAGAATGGGAATTGGCCGGCCCACTCCGCCCTGGACCTGGTCCCGCTGCTTTGTGCAACCTGCTGGATCCTATGAGGCTATGACCCCCAGGGGCATAATGGTTCAATCTATTGAAATAGATTACCACATTTGTATTAGAGCaagaattacaacaacaacatttGCTTGACGAGTCAAAAAGGTTATCCCACTTGTCACCGAATTCATATGGCACCATGTCAACTTGTGGCTGATCCGCAGATGATTGCACATATTTTGTGTTTGGGCTCGCAGTTCCTGGAGTGCTGTGCTGCTGATGATTTCATGGTAGCTGGAGAAAATGCTTGGGCATACATTCTCAGTGGAGAAAAAGAAATTCCTACGATcattgtatgtatgtatgtatgtatatgaaATAGTCAATGCTGCCTGCTGGTCTCGCTATCCCTGCCTTCTACAGCCACTGCCTTTGCCTCCGTGCTTGTCTCCTGCGGCTGAGCGTGAGCACGAACGCGTGAAGGACCCTTTGATGCAACATCAGAGGAGCTCGATGTATTTTAAGAAAACCACTATTATTGTTTGGGTTGAGTTTGATGTGGAGATTACCGTTTAAGTCGATTCAATGTACTAGATACACAAATCAGAAAAACGTTTTACCTGCCAAACTACCATGCCATGTACTCATGTTGCCCCTCTTGTCATTCCTTTTCTTTTACATCAACCCCTAAATCATTCCTAAATCCTAGTGGTGGTCATACTGAGATATGTCATGATGTCATATTGTGTTTAAAAGATGATAAATACGCTAAGAATTTCGAGTTGACACATTATACGTTTGAGACAATGCCTGGGTTGAAGACATATTTGGAAAAAAAAAAATCTGAGGTGCTTTGGATCCAGGATGACTATGGGGTGCTTTGGATCCAGGATGACTATGATTTCCACCGTTTTTTACTTGTCAAATGGCGTCCTTCGCTGGATCTGTCTCGGGCTCTCGGCCATCTTGCCCTTGACGACGAATGGTTCTATACTTCAATGGTGGACCTGTTGGCAATTGTACATCGCGCTGAAGCTTCACAAGGGTGTCAACTCGGTGGTGATTTACTCGGTACGATGCATTTGGGTTGAGAGGAGCCAGCGTGTCTTTAAGCACACCCCTTTGCTCCATTCGGTGGTAGTCGATAGAGTAAGTGATTATTGTCGTGAGGGACGAATGTTAGGAGACAGTATTATAAGAAGAGTAGTACCATAAGTCCTTTGTTGGTGCCATGGAGCTATTCTTGTAAATCATGAATGTTTTCTACCATAATATATAGGCACACAGATCTTCTCATGTTCTTGAAAATGAAAATCAATAACCAAAGCCCACTTACAATTTAGAAGTCATCTTCTCTTCCATACATAGGAGATAATACAAGGCTGGCTTGCTCGTCTGACTTCTCAACCTTACGGACCTTGCTCCTATAACGAGCATAAGGAACATTTTTTTATTTAACCACATGACGTACCCAACAGATTCTTAGTTAAAACATAAACCCATATCTAGTGGTTGTTTCCATAGTTCCAACCATTGTGACATCTTGCACCTATCCATCTCAAGGATAGCCACCGCCACCAGATCCTCCACCGTAACCTCCACCATACCCACCACCGCCACCGtatccaccgccaccaccatatCCCCCACCAAACCCACCATTTCCACCACCATTGCCATACCCGCCACCATATCCAGGTCCATAGCCTCCACCGCCATAACCACGCCCATAACCGCCACCATGTCCAGAATTGCCGTATCCTCCACCATACCCGCCACCATTGTTTCCATAACCTCCATTGCCATAACCTCCACCATTGTTCCGGTATCCACCGTTTCCATAGCCTCCACCGCCGTTCCCGTACCCCCCACCGTTTCCACCGCCCCCGCCATTGTTTCCATATCCCCCACCGTTACCATATCCACCACCGTTTCCATACCCTCCACCGTTTCCGTATCCTCCATCATGCTTGTTTCCACCTCCCCACTTCTCATCCTTAGTCAAGCCCGGCCCTCTTGTAGGTTTCACATTCTTCTCCTCTGACTCTGCATGCACACAATTCCTTAATGAACATTGCTTGAGATTGACAGGTAGTCATGCATATATACGATGAAGTATGAGTTGTATCTACTGTGTTACTAAATACTGTATTAAGAGAGAACATGTTTTACAAACCTTTAGCATCAGTAAGTTCTCTAGCATCTGCTACATCCTCGGAGAGAAGCAGGAGCGAGGCTAGTACGACACCAAGAAGAACCAGAGACTTGACCGCCATTGGCGATGATCAGTTTGATCGAGTTATACTAGCTAGCTTAGGATGAGATGATATAGCTGCTAGAATTGTCGTATTTTATAGAAGAGGCAAGGCATGCATAGGCTATGTCTATCTCGTCGAGTTAATGGACGGGAGCATATGGTTGGCTGTTAGCTAGGATATGATCAAA harbors:
- the LOC123412723 gene encoding dormancy-associated protein 2-like, yielding MAVKSLVLLGVVLASLLLLSEDVADARELTDAKESEEKNVKPTRGPGLTKDEKWGGGNKHDGGYGNGGGYGNGGGYGNGGGYGNNGGGGGNGGGYGNGGGGYGNGGYRNNGGGYGNGGYGNNGGGYGGGYGNSGHGGGYGRGYGGGGYGPGYGGGYGNGGGNGGFGGGYGGGGGYGGGGGYGGGYGGGSGGGGYP